The Eggerthella guodeyinii sequence CCTCGCGCTCGTCAAACCCGCGGCATGCAACAGCCTGCTCGCGCAGAAGCGCGTGCCGCTCGCGTTCGCCGCGCTGGGCACGGCGGGCTCGCTGCTGTTCCTGCTGGCCGGCATGAACCACAACTGGATCGCGCTCGCGGCCGGCGGCCTGTGCGCCGGCGCGTTCATGGCGACGTACCAGCTGGGATGGGGCGCCGCCTACTGCCACGACGGCGAGCGCAGCGCCACGCCCTACGTGGCCGGCGGGTTCGCCTGCGCCATCGTCATCGACACGCCGCTGCTGTTCATGATCCCCGAGGCCGCCGCCGTGTTCTCGGCGCTTCTGCCCCTCGTCTCCGGCGCGCTGTTCGTGGCCATCGCGCCCGAGCTGCGCACCTATCGCCGCACCACCCCGCTCGACCCGCGGCCGAAGCGCGGCCTGCGCTCGCGCTTGAAGGTGCACCTCGGCACGTCGATGATGCTGCTGTGCGCCGTGGCCCTCGTCATGACCGGCTTCGGCTACCTGCAACACCTCGTGTCGTTCTCGCCCATCGCCAGCGGCGGGTACTCCAACGGCATCCTCGTGCAGGTGGCGCGCGGCATCACGGCCGTGCTCATCTTCGCCATCGTCGTGCTGGCCGAGCGCCGTGCCAGCACCGTGTACCGCGTGGGGCTGCTGGCCATGATCGCCGGCTTCATGCTGATGGCGTTCCTGTTCGGCACCGACCTGTTCTGGGTGTCGGGCGCCATCATCATCAGCGGCTACACGATCCTCGACCTGCTCATCTGGGTCGCGTTCTCCCAGATCTCCTACGCGCAATCGCGCGACCCGCTCAAAACCATCGCACTCATGCGGCTGCTAGCCGTGCTGTGCTACGTGGTGGGTGCCGTCGTGGGCATCATGCTCGTGGGCAACGACGAGACGATGCACGGCAACGTGGCCGCCGAGACCACCGTGGTGGGCTACCTCGTGGTCATCGCCACCGTGCTGCTGCTCAGCAGCGAGGACATGTGGATGCTGTTCGGCCGCGCCCGCCCCGACCTCTCGGGCGACGAGCGCGCAACCCAGGAAGCGCGCCTCGACGCGTGGTTCGACGGCATCGGGCTCACCACGCGCGAGCGCGAGATCGGCGTGCTGCTGGCCTACGGGCGCACCCAGCCCTGGATCGCCGAGCGCCTCAGCATCTCCGAGAACACCGTGGGCACCCACGTGCGGCACATCTACCAGAAGGCGGGCGTGCACGATCGCCAGCAATTCATCGATTTCGTCTTCTCGCCTGATCAGACGCCGTCACCCGAATCACGTGAGCGGGCGGAATAAGTCACGGGAGACACCTGATATTGCAAAATAAGGCGAATCGCGCGTTGCGCGGGCGCGCCCCCAACCCGCACCCTGATCCCAGCGCAGCGCACAGCTGCGCAGCCCGCTCAGCGGGACCAAGGGATACGGACCCCCGAGGGGTCCTGAGGGAAGGGGTATCTGAATGGATATCAACCGCAGGAATTTCTTGAAGGGCGCGCTCGTCACCGGCGCTGCCGCCGCCGCGGCCGTCGCGCTGCCGGCATGCAGCCCCGCCGCGTCCTCCGACGCCGCAACCGGCAGCGCGAGCGCAGGCTCGTCGAAGGGCGACGCCGCGGCGAAGCACACGTGGGAAGTGGCGCCCGAGCCCATCTCCGACGTGGCCGAGACGCAGGACTACGACGTGGTCATCGTGGGCGCCGGCCTCGCGGGCATCAACGCCGCCGAAGCGGCCGCTCGCAACGGCGCCAAGACGGTGGTCATCGAGCGCAACACCACGTTCTCCGTGCGCGGCGTGGACGTGGGGCACCTCGGCAGCAAGTACCACAAGGCGAACGGCTTCGACCTCGACCCGCGCGTGGCGACCCGCTTCCTGCATCAAGCCTCGCATCAGACCACGAACTACGACCTCATCTACGTGTGGGCCTCGCGCTCCGGCGAGGTGTTCGACTACATCGAAGAGCTGGGCTCCAAGAACGGCGTGAGCATGGTGTCCGCGCTGTCCGGCACGGCGAAGTACGGCAACTGGTCCACGCTGTCCGACCACTGGCGCGTCTACCCCGACGCCGTGTCGTTCGTGCGCGGCGGCGAGAAGTACGACGCCCGCGACGACGGCCAGCCGGTCAACGTGACGCTGGGCGAACTCGTGTACAACTCCGCCGTCGACAACGGCGCCGAATTCGTGTTCGAGGCGCGCGCCGAGCAGCTCGTGGGCGACGCGGCAAGCGGCATCACCGGCGTCATCGCCACCACGAAGGACGGCAAGCACGTGCAGTACAACGCCAAGAAGGGCGTCATCCTGGCCACGGGCGACATCGGCGGCAACCAGGAGATGATCGACGCGTTCTGCCCCATCTCGAACCGCTCGGATTCCAACTGCTACGCGCCGGCCGGCTTCAACAACGGCGACGGCCTGACCATGGGCATGTGGGCCGGGGCCGCCCTGTCGAAGAGCGAAGCCGCGCCGATGATCCACCAGTTCACGCTGGACACGCTCGAGTTCAACCTCACGTCCTTCATCATGAGCTGGCTGGCCGTGAACGCCAACGGCGAGCGCTACGGCGCCGAGATGCCCTTCGAGCCCATGCTGACGAACGCCCGCATGAACACCCCGGGCAACGTGGCATGGTCCATCTTCGACGGCGACTACGAGACGTACCTCATGCAGCAGCAGCCCGAGCGCTTCGACCGCTTCACCGACGGCCTCGACGCCGTCATGGAGAAGTGGCTGGGCAACGGCAAGCTCATCAAGGCCGACACGCTGGACGACCTGGCCAAGCAGCTCGACATCCCGGCCGACACGTTCAAGGCCACCGTCGAGCGCTACAACAGCATGGCCGAGGCCGGAGAGGACGTCGACTTCGACGTGCCCGCGCAGTGGCTCGCGCCCGTGAAGACCGCGCCGTTCTACGCCACGAAGAACGTGTGCTCCACGCTCACCATCCCGTTCGGCCTCCACGTGAACGCCGACTCGCAGGTGCTCACCGCCGAGGACGAGCCCATCGAGGGCCTGTTCGCCATCGGCAACGTGCAGGGCGACTTCTTCGGCAAGGACTACCCGGTGCACTGCCCCGGCGTCAGCCATGGCCGCTGCGTGACGTTCGGCCAGCTGGTCGGCGAAGCGTGCGCCAAGGACACGACCATCGGCGAGCTCGACTTCGCCTAACCGCGAACGCGCTGACGCACGGGGGCGGGACCCCTCCCTCTCCTGCCCCCTTATCCGACGCGGCCGCCCTCCGGGGCGGCCGCGGTCGTGTCGGAACGGGAACGTCCCGTGCACCTCCTTGCAATTCCCCGTCGCTCTGCTAGTATCGTCTGAGATCGGACTAAATGTGCGCACGGCGGCGGAAGGAAGGCGATGGAGCGCATCGAACGGTGCCTCGACGACATGTACGAGGACTTCTTCCAGATGGATTACCTGTACGGCGAGTTCGCGAAGCGCTACGGCGAATCGTACCACTCGATGTCGATCCTCTACCTCCTCGGCGAGCATCCGGAGGGCATCAGCCAGAAGCAGCTGGCCGCCGTGCTGTACCTCCCCAAGCAGACCGTGGGCTCCATCATGGCCGGCCTCGAGCGGCGCGGGCTGGCCGAGCACCGCCAGGACGACGCCGACAGGCGCAGCAAGCTGCACGCCCTCACCGCCGAGGGCGCCCGGCACTGCAACGAGATGATGGACGCCCTGCGCGCCATCGAGATGCGCTGCGTCGAGGAGATCGGCGTCGAGGACATGACCCGCGCGCACGAGATCAGCACCCGCTACCTCGCCCTGTTCGGGCGCGAGCTCGAATCGAACGAGCCCGCGCGCGCAGCGGACCGAAGCTAGAAACGCGCGCCGAGGTCGGGCTCGGCGGCGTCCAACCGCAGGTCGAAGCGCAACCACGACGCGTCGCCCGCCCGCTCGAGCCGCGCGTCCAGCGTGCCGCCCATCCGGCTCGCCAACGACCGCGCGATGGCCAGGCCCAGCCCCGACGACGCGTCCGAGCGCGCCGCGTCCGCGGTGTAGAACGGCTCGAACAGCCGCTCCGCGTCGCCGGGCGGCAGCGCGTCCACGTCGTTCGAGAACACGACGCGCACGCTGCCCGGCCCCTCGATCACCTCCACGTCGAAGGTCGTGCGCGCGTACTTGCCGGCGTTGTGCACGAGGTTCTCCACCACCCGCTCGAGCGCGTTCGCGTCGCCCTGCACGGTCACCGGCCGGTCGGGCGCGCTCAGGCGCACCTCCAGCCCGCGCTCCTCGAACAGGCGGTAGCGCCCCGCCACCGACTCGCGCAGCAGGCGCCCGACCTCCACCGCGCCCCGCTCGAAGGGCGCGTCCTCGCTGCGCGCCTGCGACAGCTCGTAGAACTGCGCCACGAGGCGCTGCAGCGCGTCGGCCTTGCGCCGCACCGTGGCCAACGACGCGCGCGTCTCCGCGTCCATGCCGTCCTCGTCCACGAGGGCCAGGTACCCCAGGATCGCCGTCAGCGGCGTGCGCAGGTCGTGGCTGATGCACTCCACCTGCGTCTTCAGCTCCGCCTCGTGGCGCGCGTAGGCCACCGCCTGCCGCCGGATGCCCTCGAGCGCGCGGTTCACGGTGCCCAGCAGCGCCTCCAGCTCGGCATCGGGCACCGGCAGCTTCACGATGCGGTTGTCCTCGAGGCGCTCCACGATCTCGGACAAGTCGCGGTTCACCTGCCGAAGCGAGCGCTTGAGCAGCAGGTAGCGCGCGCCGAAGTACGCCGCGCACGCGCTTGCAACCGCCGCCAGCACCCCGAGGACCACCGTCATGCCCGCACCTTTCCCCGCCTGGCCCCTACAGCTCGGCCCTGTTCGCGCGCCACAGCCCCGCGACGCCGAACACCACGATACCCGAGAACCCGGCGATCATGCACTTCGCCAACCCCGCGGGCGTATCCCACAGAAACTGCGCCAGGCCGCTCTGGTTGATGGCCACCTCGCTCGAGAAGAAGTTCGCGGGCAGCCAGCTTGCCAACCGGGCCACCGGCTCGACGCCCATCCCGATCACGCCCAACACTCCGGGGACGATGCTCACGATGGCCAGCCACACCAGAAACGCGGCGATGGTCTTCGGCAGCGTCGAGCACACCGCCACGCCCAGCACGATGCAGGCCACGGTGAACGGCAACGCCGCCGCCACGCCCTTGAGCAGGATGAACACGGCCTCGGTCGAGCCTTCCAGCAGCAGCACCGCGCTGCCGACGTACACGGCCAAAACCACGGCCATGACGCACAGCCCGAGCGCCGTCGCCACGAGGCACTTCCCCACGAACAGATCGCGTCGCGAGCAGCCGTGCACGATGGCGTTCTTGAACGTGCCGTCCTTCCGGTCGTCGGCGAACAGCACCCATACCAGCAAGCCCGCCATGAAGAACAGCAACGTCAGCATCGAGATGAGGTTGCTCATCGAGAACCGCACGGTGGCGTAGGGGAAGTCGGGCGTGGTCGACATGACCCACAGCAGCACGTTCCCCGCCAGCACGATGGCGCACAGCGCACCGGTGAACAGGTACAGCTCGCGACCGTGCACGATGCGGTACCACTCGCTTTTCACGTAGTTCAGCATCACGCGGCCCCCTTCTCCTTCAACTCGAAATAGTACTGCTCGAGCGACGTCCGACGGCGCTCAAGGCGCGACACACCCATGCCCTGCTCGCCGGCCAGGCGGCTGTACGCCTCCGCCTCCAGCTGCGGGTCGAAGATGCGCACGGTCCCGTCAGGAAGCACCTGGTAGCGCTCGTGATGCAGCTCGCGCTCCAGCAGCACGAGGTAGCGCTCGGCGTCCGACACCGCGATGTCGATGCAGTCCGCGCAGCGGGCCTGCAGCTGCTCGGCGCTCACCTGCTCCATGAGCCTGCCCTGGCGCAGGAAGGCGTACTCGGTGGCCAGCTGCTCCAGCTCGGGCAGGTTGTGGCTCGACAGCACCACGGTGATGCCCTTCTCGCGGTTGAGCCGCTGCAGCAGCGCGCGGATCTCGGCGATGCCGCTGGGGTCGAGGCCGTTCACCGGCTCGTCGAGGATCAGCACCTCGGGCTCGCCCATCAGCGCCATGGCCAGCCCCAGCCGCTGCTTCATGCCCATCGACAGGTCCTTGCACCGGCGCGATTTCGCGTGCCCCAGCTCCACCGCGTCCAGCAGGCGCGCCACCGCGTCCTTGCCCGGCACGCCCTTCTGGATGCGGCAGCACTCGAGGTTCTTCTCGATGCTGAGCTGCGGGTAGAACCCGGGGCTTTCGATGATGCACCCGATGCGCGCCCGCTGCCGCTCCACCTCGCCGCGCTCGTGCGCGCCGAACAGCCGCATCTCCCCCTCGGTGGGGAACGCTAGGCCGCACAGCAGCTTGAACAGGGTGGACTTGCCCGCGCCGTTGTCGCCCACCAGCCCGAATATCTCTCCGCGACGCACGGAGATGCTCACGTCGTCGAGCGCCGCGAAGCCGCCGTAGCGCTTCGTCAGCCCCCTCGTTTCGATTACCGCGTCCATGATGCCCGTGCTCCCTTTCTCCCGTTTGCGTTTCGCTTCGGGGAGCACTCTACGATGCCGGCTGGAAATAAGTCCTCAAGAAAGAATAAGGAAAGCATAAAGATGCGCCGTCGCCCCGTCACGCCAGCTTGAAGCCGATGCCCCACACGGTTTTGATGTAGTCGCCCTCGGCGCCCGCCGCCGCCAGCTTCTTGCGGATGTTGCTGACGTGCACGTTGATGGCGTTCTCCTCGCCGTAGTAGCCGCTCTTCCACACCAGCTCGTAGAGCAGTTCGCGCGAGAACACCTTGTCGGGGGCCTGCATGAGCACGTGCAGGATGTCGAACTCGTGCGCGGTCAGCGCCACCTCGGCGCCCCCGAGCGTCACGCGCCGGCACGCGACGTCCAGCCGCAGGTCGCGATGCGCGAGCACGTCGGCCGCGGCCCCGCCCGCGCTCGCGCCCGACCCGCCGGCCGCCGCGGCCCCGCCCGCGGCGCGGCGCAGCACCGCGTGCATCCGCGCGGCCACCTCGTCGGGGTCGAAGGGCTTCGTCACGTAGTCGTCCGCGCCCGCGGCCAGCATGCCCACCTTGTCGGCGGAGCCCGCCTTCGCCGACACCACGATCACCGGCACCGACGAGCCCAGCTCGCCCCTCAGGCGCGCCATGAGCTCGGAGCCCTCCATCCCCGGCAGCATCATGTCGAGCAGGATCAGGTCGAACGCCGCGCACTCCATCCGCAGCAGCGCCTCGGTGCCCGAGTACGCCTGCACGGTGGTGAACCCCTCGCGCGCCGCGATCTTCGCGAGCAGCGCGTTGATGTCCGCGTCGTCCTCCACGATGAGAATGGTCTGCGCGCCCACAACGCCCCTTCCGAACCGATCGACGTGAAACCTTCGGGCCATGATACCGTGTAGCGCGACGAAGCGCTATCATAGCCACGATCACACGAAAGGAGCACCCATGACGAACGCCGATCCCCGCACGGCGCAGCTGGCCGACCGCGAGGCGCTCGACCGACGCGCGCTCGAGCTGCACGGCATGAACTACAACTGCGCGCAGGCGGTGGCCTGCACGCTCGCGCCTGCCGTACGCGCCGACGAGGACCAGTGCTTCCGCGCCGCCGAGGCGCTCGGCGCGGGCATGGGCGGGCTCACCGAAACCTGCGGGGCGCTCACGGGCGCTGCGATGATCATCGGCCTGGCGAACAGCAACGGCAAGGACGACCCCACGAGCAAGCAGGGCACCTACCGCATCATGCGCAAGCTGGTCGCCGACTTCCGCGCGCACAACGGCTCCACGCTATGCCCCGAGCTCAAGGGGATCAAGACGAGGCAGCCCCTGCGCAGCTGCAACGATTGCATCCTCGACGCGCTGCACCTCGCCGCCGACGCGCTGGCCGCCGACGCGCCGCGCGCGAACGCGCGCTAGAGGCGCGCCAAGCGCTACTCGAAGGCCTCGCCCGCGAGCGCCTTCAAGCCGCTGGCGAGGGTGCCCTCGAGCGCCCGGTACTCGGGACGCTTGGCTCCCTTTGCCGTGACCAGGCAAATCGCGATCGGCAAGCCGTCCTCGGGCCGCATGAGCCGCATCGTCGCGCCGGGCAGCATGCCGCCGAGCGCGGGAATGCCCACGGCCAGCACCAAGCCGAGGCGCTCGCGCAGGAACCGATCGATCTCCTGCGAGGTCATCGGCGAGCACGCGATGTCCACCCCGCGCTTGCGATACGTGGACACCACCACGTCGTTGAACAGCTCGAAGCCCTCGGAGGTCAGCACGGGATACGTCTTCAAGTCGTCGAGGCGCACCTCGTCGCGCGCTACGCAGGGATGGTCCTTCGCCATGAACACGCCGAGCGGCACGGCGCCCACGGGCACGCAGTCCACGGAGGGGTGCGACACCGCGCCCAGGGTGAGGAGCGCGTCGAACCTCCCCACGTGCAGCCCGTTCAGGCCCTTGCCGCTGGGAGCCAGCGACACCGTCACGCTCGCGTTGGTTATCCGCTGCGCCATCGCGGCGATGCGACGGCACGTCTGATCGAAGTTGTAGAACGGCGGCAGGCACAGCGCCATATGGAACACCTTGCCCTGAGATTCGAGCACCCCCCCCCCCAGCACGTTGCGAACGTCTCCAGACGCTCGAACCCTTTGAGCACCGACGTCGCTTCCCGCAGAAACGCGTTGCCGAACGCCGTGGGGGCGATGCCGTGGCTCTTGCGCGAGAAGAGCGAGTACCCCAGCTCCCGCTCGAGGTCGCTCAGCGACTTCGAGATCGCCTGCACGCTGACGTACTCGTGTTTCGCCGCCGCGGTCAAGCTGCCATGGGCAACCGCGGAGGCGAAGTATCTGATCTGCTTGATGTTCAATAAACGCACTCTCGACTCTAGGGAACCTTGCACCGGTCTGACTTTATCGCATGCCGTTTTTCCCGGAAGCCAATCGCGTTTCATTCAATTATTTTTGTAATCACCTTTAGCCCTCCGACGGGCCGTTGAGCCCGATCACGTCCCCGTCGGTTCGCCTATCAGGTATCATAGGCGGAAACGTCACGCAGCATTCGTACGAGGAAGTGGTTCGCATGGTCGCCATCGCACAGCGCCGCACAACATCGAAGGTCCGTCCGGGGCTGCTCGCCCTGCTCGTCGCGCTGGCGGCGGCGCTCGCCGTCGTGCTGGGCTCCTGCTCCGCGCCGGAGCCGCAGGAAAGCGACGCGCAGCCGGCGCCGACCGAGCAGCTCGTCGTGAACGACACGCCGGAGCCGCCCGCGCCCGATCCCGAGTACATCCTCGTCATCGGCGACGACTCCTGGGAGCAGTACACGCCCGGCCACGCCGACCTCATGATGCTCATGCGCCTCGACTTCGCGCGCCACCAGATCACGCTCGTCTCCGTGCCGCGCGACACCGCCTACGTGTTCCCCGACGGCAACACCTCGAAGCTCAACCAGATGCTCACCATCGCCGGGCCCGAGGAGCAGTGCGCCGCCGTGTCCGACGTCGTGGGCGTGGACGTGTCGCAGTACGTCGTCGTCGGGTTCGACGGGCTGCAGAGCATCGTCGAGCACTTCGGCGGCCTCGACCTGGACCTGCCCTACGGCTTGACGTACAACTTCTACACGAAGGACTACCCCGACGAGGTGTTCGACGCCGGCGAGCAGACGCTCACGCCGGTGGAGGGCGATGGCGCTGTCCCGCGCGCGCACCGGCTACGGCGACACCGGCTACCAGCAGGAGATGATCCGCCAGGTGGTCGACCGCCAGATGATGACCGAGTTCATCGAGCTGGCGTACGCCGATCCGACGCAAACCGGCGCGCTGCTCACGCTGCTGCAGGGATTCGTGACCACGAACGTGCCGCTCGACGACCAGCTGGCCTGGGCGGACGAGCTGGCTTCGGGCGACGAGATCACCGTGTACGGCACCACCGGCCCCTACTACGGCGACTTCATCGAGGAGCTCGGCGGCGTGTGGCTCGTGCCCGAGAGCCCCGAGGAGTGGAAGGCCCTCATGGACGCCGTCGACGCCGGCGAGGATCCGGCGCCCGCCGTCAGCGTCTGGAGCGCCGACACCGAGTCCCCCGAAGCCCCCGTCAGCACCACCACGGTG is a genomic window containing:
- a CDS encoding ABC transporter ATP-binding protein, translated to MDAVIETRGLTKRYGGFAALDDVSISVRRGEIFGLVGDNGAGKSTLFKLLCGLAFPTEGEMRLFGAHERGEVERQRARIGCIIESPGFYPQLSIEKNLECCRIQKGVPGKDAVARLLDAVELGHAKSRRCKDLSMGMKQRLGLAMALMGEPEVLILDEPVNGLDPSGIAEIRALLQRLNREKGITVVLSSHNLPELEQLATEYAFLRQGRLMEQVSAEQLQARCADCIDIAVSDAERYLVLLERELHHERYQVLPDGTVRIFDPQLEAEAYSRLAGEQGMGVSRLERRRTSLEQYYFELKEKGAA
- a CDS encoding LysR family transcriptional regulator is translated as MKRDWLPGKTACDKVRPVQGSLESRVRLLNIKQIRYFASAVAHGSLTAAAKHEYVSVQAISKSLSDLERELGYSLFSRKSHGIAPTAFGNAFLREATSVLKGFERLETFATCWGGGCSNLRARCSIWRCACRRSTTSIRRAVASPRWRSG
- a CDS encoding sensor histidine kinase — encoded protein: MTVVLGVLAAVASACAAYFGARYLLLKRSLRQVNRDLSEIVERLEDNRIVKLPVPDAELEALLGTVNRALEGIRRQAVAYARHEAELKTQVECISHDLRTPLTAILGYLALVDEDGMDAETRASLATVRRKADALQRLVAQFYELSQARSEDAPFERGAVEVGRLLRESVAGRYRLFEERGLEVRLSAPDRPVTVQGDANALERVVENLVHNAGKYARTTFDVEVIEGPGSVRVVFSNDVDALPPGDAERLFEPFYTADAARSDASSGLGLAIARSLASRMGGTLDARLERAGDASWLRFDLRLDAAEPDLGARF
- a CDS encoding helix-turn-helix domain-containing protein, with protein sequence MKLLERVHGTTGIKIIIGSAFFWAWLDALFMSLFFVRPEAEGFMAELAAVAVFGLSLPWLALALVKPAACNSLLAQKRVPLAFAALGTAGSLLFLLAGMNHNWIALAAGGLCAGAFMATYQLGWGAAYCHDGERSATPYVAGGFACAIVIDTPLLFMIPEAAAVFSALLPLVSGALFVAIAPELRTYRRTTPLDPRPKRGLRSRLKVHLGTSMMLLCAVALVMTGFGYLQHLVSFSPIASGGYSNGILVQVARGITAVLIFAIVVLAERRASTVYRVGLLAMIAGFMLMAFLFGTDLFWVSGAIIISGYTILDLLIWVAFSQISYAQSRDPLKTIALMRLLAVLCYVVGAVVGIMLVGNDETMHGNVAAETTVVGYLVVIATVLLLSSEDMWMLFGRARPDLSGDERATQEARLDAWFDGIGLTTREREIGVLLAYGRTQPWIAERLSISENTVGTHVRHIYQKAGVHDRQQFIDFVFSPDQTPSPESRERAE
- a CDS encoding MarR family winged helix-turn-helix transcriptional regulator — protein: MERIERCLDDMYEDFFQMDYLYGEFAKRYGESYHSMSILYLLGEHPEGISQKQLAAVLYLPKQTVGSIMAGLERRGLAEHRQDDADRRSKLHALTAEGARHCNEMMDALRAIEMRCVEEIGVEDMTRAHEISTRYLALFGRELESNEPARAADRS
- a CDS encoding ABC transporter permease; protein product: MLNYVKSEWYRIVHGRELYLFTGALCAIVLAGNVLLWVMSTTPDFPYATVRFSMSNLISMLTLLFFMAGLLVWVLFADDRKDGTFKNAIVHGCSRRDLFVGKCLVATALGLCVMAVVLAVYVGSAVLLLEGSTEAVFILLKGVAAALPFTVACIVLGVAVCSTLPKTIAAFLVWLAIVSIVPGVLGVIGMGVEPVARLASWLPANFFSSEVAINQSGLAQFLWDTPAGLAKCMIAGFSGIVVFGVAGLWRANRAEL
- a CDS encoding C-GCAxxG-C-C family protein gives rise to the protein MTNADPRTAQLADREALDRRALELHGMNYNCAQAVACTLAPAVRADEDQCFRAAEALGAGMGGLTETCGALTGAAMIIGLANSNGKDDPTSKQGTYRIMRKLVADFRAHNGSTLCPELKGIKTRQPLRSCNDCILDALHLAADALAADAPRANAR
- a CDS encoding response regulator transcription factor gives rise to the protein MGAQTILIVEDDADINALLAKIAAREGFTTVQAYSGTEALLRMECAAFDLILLDMMLPGMEGSELMARLRGELGSSVPVIVVSAKAGSADKVGMLAAGADDYVTKPFDPDEVAARMHAVLRRAAGGAAAAGGSGASAGGAAADVLAHRDLRLDVACRRVTLGGAEVALTAHEFDILHVLMQAPDKVFSRELLYELVWKSGYYGEENAINVHVSNIRKKLAAAGAEGDYIKTVWGIGFKLA
- a CDS encoding FAD-dependent oxidoreductase; this translates as MDINRRNFLKGALVTGAAAAAAVALPACSPAASSDAATGSASAGSSKGDAAAKHTWEVAPEPISDVAETQDYDVVIVGAGLAGINAAEAAARNGAKTVVIERNTTFSVRGVDVGHLGSKYHKANGFDLDPRVATRFLHQASHQTTNYDLIYVWASRSGEVFDYIEELGSKNGVSMVSALSGTAKYGNWSTLSDHWRVYPDAVSFVRGGEKYDARDDGQPVNVTLGELVYNSAVDNGAEFVFEARAEQLVGDAASGITGVIATTKDGKHVQYNAKKGVILATGDIGGNQEMIDAFCPISNRSDSNCYAPAGFNNGDGLTMGMWAGAALSKSEAAPMIHQFTLDTLEFNLTSFIMSWLAVNANGERYGAEMPFEPMLTNARMNTPGNVAWSIFDGDYETYLMQQQPERFDRFTDGLDAVMEKWLGNGKLIKADTLDDLAKQLDIPADTFKATVERYNSMAEAGEDVDFDVPAQWLAPVKTAPFYATKNVCSTLTIPFGLHVNADSQVLTAEDEPIEGLFAIGNVQGDFFGKDYPVHCPGVSHGRCVTFGQLVGEACAKDTTIGELDFA
- a CDS encoding LysR substrate-binding domain-containing protein, whose product is MLESQGKVFHMALCLPPFYNFDQTCRRIAAMAQRITNASVTVSLAPSGKGLNGLHVGRFDALLTLGAVSHPSVDCVPVGAVPLGVFMAKDHPCVARDEVRLDDLKTYPVLTSEGFELFNDVVVSTYRKRGVDIACSPMTSQEIDRFLRERLGLVLAVGIPALGGMLPGATMRLMRPEDGLPIAICLVTAKGAKRPEYRALEGTLASGLKALAGEAFE